The Acidobacteriota bacterium region CTCCTTTATTTCTACAGCGATCCGCTGCCGGCCTTGACTCCCGTTCTCAACGGATTTCTGGGAGCCTTCCTGCTGGGCGGTTCGCTCCTGAGCCTGGGAATCTTCGCGTCCTCACTGACCGAGAGCCAGATCGTGGCAGGGATTCTCTCCTTCGGTTTCTTCCTCATCCTTTGGGTGGTGGATTGGATGGCCGGCACCGGATCGACGCTGGGCAACGAAGTCTTGCGCTACCTCTCCATCATGAACCACTACGAAGACTTCACCAGGGGAGTCCTGGACACCAGCCACGTGTTCTTCTATCTGTCGCTGATCTTCATGGGACTCTTTCTGACTTCGGTTTCCCTGAACTCCCCGAAATGGAGGTCCTGAAGTGCTCAAGAAACTGATTCAGCCCCTGGTCTCGGTTTTCGGCACCTCCGAGACCCTGATCTACGCCGGCGCGGGAGGCCTGATCGGCGGCTACTTCTACTATTCCGTCAACAATCTCTGGGACTGGAAGGCCCAGGCGGCGATCTACGGTGGCGCCGGCCTGCTGATTCTCTGGGGCGTCCTGAACCTGGGTCAGCTTCGGTCAGGCTTGACCTCCCGCCGGGGTCGCCACGGCGCCGCCGCGGGCGCTTCCACGGTGCTGGTGGTCGCCATCGTGTGCCTGTTGAGTTTCCTCAATCTGCGACACAACCGGAGAATCGACTTGACGGAGAATCAGCTCTTCTCCCTTTCCAGCCAGAGCCGGAAGGTGGTCGAAGCCCTGGAAGGAGAGATCCAGGTGGTGGGTTTTTTCCAGGACGAGATCCAGTCCGGAGCCTTCGAGGAGTTGATGCAGCAGTACCGCTACGTCTCCACCCGGGTCAACTACGAAGTGGTGGACCCGCAGAAAGAGCCGGGCCGCGTGGCCCAGTTCGACGTGGAACGCTTTGGCCAGATCGCCGTGGCCGCCGGAGCCAGGACCGAGATCGTGGATGATTTTGACGAAGCCAAGATCACCAACGCCATCATCAAGGTGACACGCGAGGGACAGAAGATCGTCTACTTCCTGACGGGTCACGGAGAGCGGAGCCTGGAGGAATCGGGCCCTGAAGGGTTGTCCCAGGTCAAGGAGGCGATCGAGAGGCAGAACTACGTGGTCCGGAGCTACAACCTGGCGCAGGAGAATGATCTGCCCGAAGATCCCGCCGTTCTCATCTCCGCCGGTCCCACGGTGAGCTTTCTCCCCAATGAGGTCGGGCTCTTGAAGGAATACCTGGAGGGCGGAGGGAAACTGCTTCTGATGCTGGACCCCCGGACCCGGTTCTCCATGGACGGCCTTTTGGGGGAGTACGGATTGGGCGTGGACGGGAACGTGGTGATCGACGCCAGTGGAGTCGGTCAGCTCTTCGGCCTGGGGGTGGCCGCGCCTATCGTCTCCAGTTACGAAACGCACGCGATCACGGATGAATTGCGCGGTGTCATGACCTTTTTCCCCATGGCTCAGAGCGTGAAGACGACCGACAGCCCGCTGGGGTACAGCTCGTCGAAGCTCTTCTCCACGTCTGCCAGAAGTTGGGGAGAAACGGACCTGGAGGGCAACGAAGCGGCATTCGATGAGGGCAAGGACATCCAGGGGCCCCTGGCTCTGGCGGCCGTGGCGGTGAAGACCGTTCAGACCGGTGGCGAACCGGAAGGAGAGGAGTCGTCCCACCACGCAGAGGGTGGAGACCAGGACAGCGCCGGAGAGGCGTCTCCTGAACCGGATCCTCACGCCGGTGGGGAGGATGGCGGCGAGAGTGATGCCGAATCCCGCGAGTCGCGCATCGTCCTGGTGGGCGATTCCGATTTCGCCACCAATGCCTACTCCACCACGTCCGCCAACGGCGATTTCCTGCGGATGACCGTCAGTTGGCTGGCGGAGGACACGGACCTGGTGGCGGTCCAGTCCAGGGATCCGGAGAACCGCAGAGTCAATCTGACCCGGAGAGAATCGACTCTGATGTTCTGGGCCACCGTCATCCTCATGCCGCTGGTGACCCTGGTGTTCGGCATGGCGGTGTGGCTCAGGCGGAAGTAAGGCTCGGCGGCACCTGAGCCGGGCCCCGGTGGACTCCCGGGAGCGGCTCCGGGGACGGGGCCGGCTCCCGAGCGGTTTCCGGACGATGACCATGAAAAAGATCGGCGTCCTCTTTGTTGCATTCCTGGCCCTGGTCCTCTGGGTCTATTTCTACGAGATCGAAGGCGAGAAGACGCGGCAAGCGGCCAAGGAGCGGGAGGAGAGCCTGCTCCGTCTGGAACAGGACCAGATCAGTTCGGTCAGGATGGACCGTCCCGGTCAAGATTCGATTCTCCTGGAGAGGATCGGCGAGGGCTGGGCCCTCAAGGCGCCGCTGGAGGGGCCCGCCGACAAGACCAGCGTCGACTCTCTGGTTCGCGACCTGGGGACGGCACGCATCGACCGGACGTTCGAGGAGGTGGGCGCGGGACCCGAGGAGTACGGACTGGCCGAACCCCGTCTCAAACTCACGGTCGGGGCGGATGACGAGAGCAGAGTACTGAGCGTGGGCAGCGACGACTTCACGGGAAGCAAAGTCTATGTCCAGGTCCAGGGCGATTCGCAGGTTCACGTGGTGTCGGATCGTCTCTTCACCACGGCGGACAAGAAGTTGATGGATTGGCGCGACAAGAAAGTGATCTCCATGGAGCGGGACAAGGTCGCGGTCGTCGAGATCTATCGCGCTTCGGAGAAGCTGCGGCTCAAGAAGGAGAACGGCAAGTGGATGCTGGAATCGCCTCTCCAGGAGGCGGCCGACCAGAGCGCCGTGACGGGTCTCCTGTCGTCGCTGGAATTCGCCGAGGCGAAGCAGTTCGTCGCCGAGGAGAGCGATGAATTGGGCCGGTACGGGCTGGAGAAGCCGCAACTCAGGGTCCGTTTCCAGCAGGAGGGTCAGGATCAGTGGGAGACCCTGGAGCTGGGAAACGAGTTCGAGGAGGCCGAGGATCAGTATCTGGCGCGCAATCCCTCCCGGTCTCCCGTCTTCAGCATCGGCAGGGAGGTCCGGGACAAGCTGGTCCAGGAGCTGTGGGAATTTCGTGACAAGGACGTCGTCGACGTGGACCAGGATGATGTCGCCACCGTTGTGGTGATGGTCGGGGACCAGGAGATCCATGCCCGCCGCGAAGATTACAAGTGGATCCTGGAAAAGCCGGAGGAACAAAAAGGCAAGGAGGCGCTGGCCTACAAGTTCTGGTATCCCATGGATGACATCAAGTTCGAGTCCATCGACGCCGGTTCCGTCGAGGCGGGGACGGACCTTCCCGCGCCTCAGGTCCGGGTGCGGATCGAATTGAAAGACGGGTCCGTCCGGAACTTCCAGTTTGCCCGACAGGGGAAACGCCATGTGGCTCGAAAGATGGAATCGGGCCGCACCGGCGCCATTTCCGAGGAAGCGTTCCAAAAGATCCAGTTCAAGGTGGACGAGATCGTTTGAACCCGGGATGGCCGGGCTCACCGCGGCGCGTTCAAACCCGCCATTCCCGGCAGGCCTGACCGGATTGCCGCCCCAATTGCCATGAACGTCGGCATCACGTGCTACCCGACCTACGGCGGCAGCGGCATCGTGGCGACCGAGTTGTCGCAGTGCTTGGCCCAGAGGGGTCACCGGGTTCACATCATCAGCTCGTCCATGCCCAGCCGGCTGCTGGAGTTGGGGGAACGCATCTTCTTCCACGAAGTGGAAGCCATGGCCTACCCCCTCTTCGAGTATGTTCCCTACGACTTGGCCCTGGCCACCAAGATGGTGGAGGTGATCAAGCGGGAGAATCTTGACCTGTTGCACGTCCACTACGCGATTCCCCACGCCATCAGCGGCTACCTGGCCCGGGAGATGATCCATCCCCGCTGGGTTCCGGTGATCACGACCCTCCACGGCACCGACATCACGCTGGTGGGCCGGGACCATTCCTATCTGTCCGTCACCCAGTTTGGACTCCGCCAGAGCGACGGGGTCACGGCGGTGAGTCATTTCCTCAAGGAGGCGACTCTGCGGGAGTTCTGCAGCGAGTGCGATATCCGCGTGATTCCCAACTTCGTGGACGTGGACCGCATGCAGCGGCGCTTTTCGCCCGAGGTTCACCGGCGTTTCGCCCCCCGCGGCGAGAAGATCCTGGTCCACCTGTCCAATTTCCGGCCGGTCAAGCGGGTGGACGACGTGGTCCGGATCTTTCACCGGGTACGTCAGCAGATCCCGGCCGTCCTGCTCATGATCGGCGACGGGGTCGAGCGTTCCAACGCCCAGTATCTGGCCAGCGAGTTGGGGATCGGTGATTCGGTCTTCTTCGTCGGCATGGTGGACGCCATCGAAAACTACCTTTCGGTCTGCGACCTTATGCTGCTGCCCAGCGAGACAGAGAGCTTCGGCCTGGCGGCGCTGGAGGCCATGGCCTGCGGAGTTCCGGTGGTGGCCACGCGCGTGGGCGGGGTCCCGGAGTTGATCCGGGAAGACGAGACCGGCCTGCTCCACCCGGTGGGTGATGTGGCCGGCATGGCTCAGGCCGCCTTGAGCCTGCTTGCGGAGGATCGGCTGGGGCAACTCAGAATCAATTGCCGGAAGCGTGCCCAGCGCTATTCGGC contains the following coding sequences:
- a CDS encoding DUF4340 domain-containing protein gives rise to the protein MKKIGVLFVAFLALVLWVYFYEIEGEKTRQAAKEREESLLRLEQDQISSVRMDRPGQDSILLERIGEGWALKAPLEGPADKTSVDSLVRDLGTARIDRTFEEVGAGPEEYGLAEPRLKLTVGADDESRVLSVGSDDFTGSKVYVQVQGDSQVHVVSDRLFTTADKKLMDWRDKKVISMERDKVAVVEIYRASEKLRLKKENGKWMLESPLQEAADQSAVTGLLSSLEFAEAKQFVAEESDELGRYGLEKPQLRVRFQQEGQDQWETLELGNEFEEAEDQYLARNPSRSPVFSIGREVRDKLVQELWEFRDKDVVDVDQDDVATVVVMVGDQEIHARREDYKWILEKPEEQKGKEALAYKFWYPMDDIKFESIDAGSVEAGTDLPAPQVRVRIELKDGSVRNFQFARQGKRHVARKMESGRTGAISEEAFQKIQFKVDEIV
- the bshA gene encoding N-acetyl-alpha-D-glucosaminyl L-malate synthase BshA; this encodes MNVGITCYPTYGGSGIVATELSQCLAQRGHRVHIISSSMPSRLLELGERIFFHEVEAMAYPLFEYVPYDLALATKMVEVIKRENLDLLHVHYAIPHAISGYLAREMIHPRWVPVITTLHGTDITLVGRDHSYLSVTQFGLRQSDGVTAVSHFLKEATLREFCSECDIRVIPNFVDVDRMQRRFSPEVHRRFAPRGEKILVHLSNFRPVKRVDDVVRIFHRVRQQIPAVLLMIGDGVERSNAQYLASELGIGDSVFFVGMVDAIENYLSVCDLMLLPSETESFGLAALEAMACGVPVVATRVGGVPELIREDETGLLHPVGDVAGMAQAALSLLAEDRLGQLRINCRKRAQRYSAQHVAPLYEAYYRETIEKGVRPVRRRGNSGTV
- a CDS encoding Gldg family protein, giving the protein MLKKLIQPLVSVFGTSETLIYAGAGGLIGGYFYYSVNNLWDWKAQAAIYGGAGLLILWGVLNLGQLRSGLTSRRGRHGAAAGASTVLVVAIVCLLSFLNLRHNRRIDLTENQLFSLSSQSRKVVEALEGEIQVVGFFQDEIQSGAFEELMQQYRYVSTRVNYEVVDPQKEPGRVAQFDVERFGQIAVAAGARTEIVDDFDEAKITNAIIKVTREGQKIVYFLTGHGERSLEESGPEGLSQVKEAIERQNYVVRSYNLAQENDLPEDPAVLISAGPTVSFLPNEVGLLKEYLEGGGKLLLMLDPRTRFSMDGLLGEYGLGVDGNVVIDASGVGQLFGLGVAAPIVSSYETHAITDELRGVMTFFPMAQSVKTTDSPLGYSSSKLFSTSARSWGETDLEGNEAAFDEGKDIQGPLALAAVAVKTVQTGGEPEGEESSHHAEGGDQDSAGEASPEPDPHAGGEDGGESDAESRESRIVLVGDSDFATNAYSTTSANGDFLRMTVSWLAEDTDLVAVQSRDPENRRVNLTRRESTLMFWATVILMPLVTLVFGMAVWLRRK